AGCTGCGCTCCTCGATCGAGGACGCGACCCCCGAGGACGTCCACCAGCAGTTCGACACCAACGTCTTCGGCACGCTGCGGGTGATCCGTGCGGTGCTGCCGGGCATGCGCGCGCGGCACACTGGCACGATCGTCAACGTGTCCTCCATCGCCGGGCTCGTCGCGCGGCCGTACGGTGGCTACTACTCCGCCAGCAAGCACGCGCTCGAAGCCATCTCCGAGGCGCTCCACTTCGAGGTGCATCCGTTCGGCGTCCGCGTGGTGCTGATCGAGCCCGGACAGTACGGAACGCGCCTCCTCGACAACGCGTTCCCCGGCGCCGGTTTCACGCCGAGGTCGCCCTACTGGGCGTACTCCGAGCGCTTCGACGAACGGCTCGTGCGGCTGCGTCCCGGCGGCGAGATGGCCGATCCCGCCGAGGTCGCGAACCTCATCTACGACGCCGTCCGCGATCCCGCGCCGAAGCTGCGCTACCTCGCCGGCGAGGACGCGCACATGATCGCGACCGCCTACAAGCAGATGGACTTCGAGCAGTACGAGCAGATGATGCGCCAGTCGCTCGACTGGCGAGACTGACGCGACGGAGGGAATCGGCATGGCGACCCAGATCTCGAAGGCCGTTCTCATCACCGGCTGCTCGACCGGCATCGGACGCGCGACGGCTGAGGTGCTCGCTCAGAACGGCTGGGCCGTCTACGCGACCGCCCGCAAGCTCGAGGCCATCCGCGATCTCGAGGCGAAGGGCTGCAAGACCCTCGCCCTCGACGTGTGCGACGAGGCCTCGATGCGCGCCGCGGTCGACGTGGTCGAGAAGGCGCACGGCGCCGTCGGCGTGCTCGTGAACAACGCCGGCTACGGGCTCGAGGGCGCGTTCGAGGAGACGCCCATGGAGCTGGTGCGCCGGCAGTTCGAGACCAACGTCTTCGGCCTCACGCGCATGTGCCAGCTCGTGCTGCCCGCCATGCGGCGCCAGGGGTGGGGCAAGATCGTCAACATCAGCTCCGTCGGCGGGACGCTGACGCTCCCCGGCGGCGCCTTCTACCACGCGACGAAATACGCCGTGGAGGCGCTCTCCGACGCGATACGTTTCGAGGTGCGCGGCTTCGGCATCGACGTCGTGATCATCGAGCCGGGCCCGATCAAGACGCGCTTCGGCGACACCGCGATCGCGAACGTGCACCAGGTGGCGCGCGACGCGTCGCCGTACGCCGACTTCAACGCCGCCGTCGCCGGCAAGATCCACGAGGCGTTCGAGGGCTGGATGGCGGTCGCCGCGGGGACGCCGGAGAGCGTCGCGCAGGCCATCCTGCGCGCCATCACCGCCAGCCGGCCGAAGACGCGCTACCCGATCACGGCCGCGGCGCGCACCATGATGTTCCTGAAGCGCTGGCTGCCCGACCGCGCGTTCGACGCCTTCCTCGGCACCCAGTTCCCGCACCCGCGCCCCCGCCCGAGCTGACGCGGCTTGCAGCACCCACACCCCGCTGCGGTAGAAGGTGGCCGTGGCGGCGGCGAAGACCCCGGCCGGGATCCTGGTCCGCAGGGTCCAGTTCGAGTATCCCGCCGACTTCGACCCGCACTGGAACCCCGGCAAGCCCGAGTGGAGCCAGGTGGTGAACGCGGCGTCGCTCCTGATGCCGTATCTGGAGCCGTACCTGATCGACGCCATCCGCGAGGCGACGAAGCAGATCACGGATCCGGCGCTCCTCGAGGAGGCGCGCGGCTACATGGGGCAGGAGGCTCACCACTTCAAGCAGCACCGGCGGCTGAACGACCTGCTCGTCGCCAAGGGCTACGGCGAGATCCGCGACTACGAGCGCCTGCTCGAGGAGGACTACGCGCGCTTCGTGCGCGAGCGCCCGCTCGAGTTCCACCTCGCGTACACGGCCGGCTTCGAGACCATGGCGCTCGCGGTGGGCCACATGCTGATCCGCATGCGCCGGTACTTCTTCGCCGGCGCCGACCCGAGCGTCTCGTCGCTGGTCCTCTGGCACTTCGTCGAGGAGCTCGAGCACAAGCACGCCGCATTCGACGTCTACCAGCACGTGGTCGGACGGTGGAGCCTGCGCGTGTACGGCCTCCTCTTCGCCGCGCACCACACGCTGTCGCGGACGCGCCGCGCCTACATCATGCTGCTGCGTCACGACGGGCTGTGGGGGCGGTGGCGGACGCGGATCCGCATCCCGCTCCTGATGCTCCGCATCTTCGGGTACCTCACGCCCTGGCTCTTGGAGAGCCTCCTCCCCTGGCACCGACCGACGCGCTTCCGCGATCCTGCGTGGGCGCGCGAGTGGGTGCGCCTGTACGACGCGGGCGAGCCTGCCCTCGTCCGACTCGACACGACGCGCATGCACCTCACGCCGGCGGCGATGGTCGCGCGCGCCTAGGAGCGACCCATGCCGACCGCGACCGAGTCCACGATGCCCGAGCGCCTGCGCGCGCTCTTGTTCTTGAACGGCTTCGGCCTGATCGTCGCCGCGGTCGTCTCCGGCTGGGCGTGGTTCTTCAACCTCCTGGGCGAGATCGTCCTGTGGCCGATCCCCGGCAGCATCCAGGTGCAGATCCCCGGCGACGCGCGCGCCTGGCGCATGGCGCACATGGAAGGCATCACGCAGGGCCTCCTCTTGATGGCGCTCGGGCTCGGCGGACAGTTCCTGCGCCTGCGCGCGCGGCAGCACACGGTGCTCTTCTGGTGCGCGGTCACGACCGCGTGGCTGTTCACGCTCCCGACCATGCTCCATCCGCTCTTCGGCACGCGCGGCCTCGCCTTCGGCGGCG
This is a stretch of genomic DNA from Candidatus Eisenbacteria bacterium. It encodes these proteins:
- a CDS encoding SDR family oxidoreductase; its protein translation is ALRFARAGDRVLATMRTPAKTPKELAAAVEERLPIRVARLDVCDQASVDAAVREAGEVDVLVNNAGIELRSSIEDATPEDVHQQFDTNVFGTLRVIRAVLPGMRARHTGTIVNVSSIAGLVARPYGGYYSASKHALEAISEALHFEVHPFGVRVVLIEPGQYGTRLLDNAFPGAGFTPRSPYWAYSERFDERLVRLRPGGEMADPAEVANLIYDAVRDPAPKLRYLAGEDAHMIATAYKQMDFEQYEQMMRQSLDWRD
- a CDS encoding oxidoreductase → MATQISKAVLITGCSTGIGRATAEVLAQNGWAVYATARKLEAIRDLEAKGCKTLALDVCDEASMRAAVDVVEKAHGAVGVLVNNAGYGLEGAFEETPMELVRRQFETNVFGLTRMCQLVLPAMRRQGWGKIVNISSVGGTLTLPGGAFYHATKYAVEALSDAIRFEVRGFGIDVVIIEPGPIKTRFGDTAIANVHQVARDASPYADFNAAVAGKIHEAFEGWMAVAAGTPESVAQAILRAITASRPKTRYPITAAARTMMFLKRWLPDRAFDAFLGTQFPHPRPRPS
- a CDS encoding metal-dependent hydrolase — translated: MAAAKTPAGILVRRVQFEYPADFDPHWNPGKPEWSQVVNAASLLMPYLEPYLIDAIREATKQITDPALLEEARGYMGQEAHHFKQHRRLNDLLVAKGYGEIRDYERLLEEDYARFVRERPLEFHLAYTAGFETMALAVGHMLIRMRRYFFAGADPSVSSLVLWHFVEELEHKHAAFDVYQHVVGRWSLRVYGLLFAAHHTLSRTRRAYIMLLRHDGLWGRWRTRIRIPLLMLRIFGYLTPWLLESLLPWHRPTRFRDPAWAREWVRLYDAGEPALVRLDTTRMHLTPAAMVARA